From a single Paenibacillus sp. FSL W8-0426 genomic region:
- a CDS encoding BMP family ABC transporter substrate-binding protein, whose protein sequence is MKKQKWISPVLVLNIFAVMLLLTACSAPDGSTNGSTQENRIKVGVVLTEVGLGDRSFNDSAFDGLIQERNEGNIIFDYKEPANGLTPEQAFEQFAQEKMDLIIALTDTVKADLEKVAEKYPDQTFLMIDGESELPNINSIKFKAEEGSYLAGMIAGFATKDNHVGFLGGMDIPVLHDFQEGFEQGVHAVNPDASVHAVYAGDFGKPELGAQIASQMMQDQGTDVIYVAAGLTGVGALTEIQQAGKHAIGVDTDQFFLAEKAILTSMLKNVDVSIRNAIATYKENNNTFPQKVMVYGLAENGIGITALHNITLSDEQQKQFEDQKAKIASGETKITLSP, encoded by the coding sequence ATGAAAAAACAAAAATGGATTTCTCCTGTGTTGGTACTGAACATATTTGCCGTTATGCTGCTTTTGACGGCATGCTCCGCACCCGATGGCTCGACGAACGGAAGCACGCAGGAAAACCGGATTAAGGTTGGCGTTGTCCTGACCGAAGTCGGGCTTGGCGATCGCTCATTTAACGACTCTGCCTTTGACGGACTGATTCAGGAACGGAATGAAGGCAACATCATTTTTGACTATAAGGAACCTGCCAACGGCCTGACGCCAGAGCAGGCTTTCGAGCAATTTGCACAAGAAAAAATGGACCTGATCATCGCCTTGACCGATACGGTCAAAGCCGATTTGGAAAAGGTGGCGGAAAAATATCCCGATCAGACCTTCCTGATGATAGACGGCGAGTCCGAACTCCCCAACATCAATTCCATTAAGTTCAAAGCGGAGGAAGGCAGTTATCTGGCAGGCATGATTGCCGGCTTTGCCACCAAGGATAACCACGTTGGCTTTTTGGGCGGAATGGACATCCCGGTGCTGCATGATTTTCAGGAAGGCTTCGAACAAGGCGTACATGCCGTCAACCCGGATGCCAGCGTTCATGCTGTGTATGCCGGCGATTTTGGCAAACCCGAGCTGGGAGCACAGATCGCTTCCCAAATGATGCAGGACCAAGGCACAGATGTGATCTACGTTGCCGCAGGCTTGACCGGCGTGGGCGCTCTTACCGAAATTCAGCAGGCGGGAAAACATGCCATCGGCGTAGATACGGATCAATTCTTTTTGGCTGAAAAAGCGATTTTGACCTCCATGCTCAAAAACGTGGACGTCTCCATCCGCAATGCCATCGCTACATATAAAGAGAACAACAACACTTTCCCGCAAAAGGTCATGGTATACGGCTTGGCTGAAAACGGCATCGGCATCACGGCGCTTCACAATATTACCTTGAGCGACGAGCAGCAGAAACAATTTGAAGACCAGAAAGCAAAGATTGCTTCAGGCGAGACCAAAATTACGCTTAGCCCTTGA